A single window of Kitasatospora sp. HUAS MG31 DNA harbors:
- a CDS encoding sulfite exporter TauE/SafE family protein gives MTALVLALLAGAVVGLALGGLGAGGSMLAVPALVYLLGFTPAHAGTAGLLIVAATSLTGLLAHSRAGRVRWRTGLLFAAAGLPVAAAAGALSTRVPAAVLTTGFAVLAALAASRMLAAARKSPSPGATSGEAAVRPTALRSAGAGAGLGAVTGLLGVGGGFLAVPALVSVLAFSMAEAVGTSLMVISANSLAALLPRLGATGGLDWAVVAPFTAAAVLGAWDGKRLAGRFSGRTLQTAFAVALLAVAALMLVDSLG, from the coding sequence ATGACCGCGCTCGTCCTCGCCCTGCTGGCCGGAGCAGTGGTCGGCCTGGCGCTGGGCGGGCTCGGCGCCGGCGGCAGCATGCTCGCCGTCCCGGCCCTGGTCTACCTTCTCGGCTTCACCCCTGCCCACGCCGGCACCGCCGGCCTGCTGATCGTCGCCGCCACCTCGCTGACCGGCCTGCTCGCCCACAGCCGCGCCGGACGGGTCCGCTGGCGCACCGGCCTCCTGTTCGCCGCCGCCGGACTGCCGGTGGCCGCCGCGGCCGGGGCGCTCTCCACCCGTGTACCGGCCGCCGTGCTCACCACGGGCTTCGCCGTCCTGGCCGCGCTCGCCGCCTCGCGCATGCTCGCCGCCGCCCGGAAGTCCCCATCGCCCGGGGCCACTTCGGGCGAGGCGGCGGTACGGCCGACCGCCCTCCGGTCCGCCGGTGCGGGCGCCGGACTCGGTGCGGTCACCGGACTGCTCGGCGTCGGTGGCGGCTTCCTCGCCGTCCCCGCCCTGGTCTCCGTCCTCGCCTTCTCGATGGCCGAGGCCGTCGGCACCAGCCTGATGGTCATCTCCGCCAACTCGCTCGCCGCGCTCCTCCCCCGCCTCGGCGCCACCGGAGGACTCGACTGGGCGGTGGTCGCCCCGTTCACGGCCGCCGCCGTGCTCGGCGCCTGGGACGGCAAGCGCCTGGCCGGCCGGTTCAGCGGACGGACCCTCCAAACCGCCTTCGCCGTCGCCCTGTTGGCCGTCGCCGCCCTGATGCTCGTCGACTCCCTCGGCTGA
- a CDS encoding rhodanese-like domain-containing protein, with protein sequence MTTSLTVEQLHPRVTRVTVIDVRSPGEYAAGHIPGAHNIPLDRLHQALPALREAADRGTVTAVCASGNRSRTACEQLSAAGIGAATLVGGTRAWAAAGHPLDRVAGSRTVWAMDRQVRFAAGLLVLLGVLADLLLPGARWLAAAVGAGLVFASVTDTCAMGALLGRLPHNRPRTARPDLDTTLTALRR encoded by the coding sequence ATGACCACGTCCCTGACCGTCGAGCAGCTCCACCCCCGCGTCACCCGGGTGACCGTCATCGACGTCCGCTCCCCCGGCGAGTACGCCGCCGGCCACATCCCCGGCGCCCACAACATCCCGCTCGACCGGCTCCACCAGGCCCTGCCCGCCCTGCGCGAGGCGGCCGACCGCGGAACGGTCACCGCCGTCTGCGCCTCGGGCAACCGTTCCCGGACCGCCTGCGAGCAGCTCTCAGCGGCCGGTATCGGTGCCGCCACCCTGGTCGGCGGCACCAGGGCCTGGGCCGCCGCCGGACACCCGCTGGACCGGGTGGCCGGGTCCCGGACGGTCTGGGCCATGGACCGGCAGGTCCGTTTCGCCGCCGGACTGCTCGTCCTGCTCGGCGTCCTCGCCGATCTCCTGCTGCCCGGGGCCCGCTGGCTGGCCGCCGCCGTCGGCGCCGGCCTCGTGTTCGCCTCCGTCACCGACACCTGCGCCATGGGAGCCCTCCTCGGCCGGCTCCCGCACAACCGCCCCCGCACCGCCCGACCGGACCTCGACACCACCCTCACCGCCCTGCGCCGCTGA
- a CDS encoding universal stress protein, which yields MDLPVTVGVDGSEAALAAADWAAREALLRDRPLRVLHALPLMPHLLPVRAAADRAGGDLLHEVEHVLAMRHPGLRMRTEEVHDAATAALLAAGEDADPLVLGARGSDGFPQLRVGSTALHLAARTGCPTVLLPVDPLGPHPREHVVLGVDARRPAEGALAFAFAAAHRYGLPLRAVHAGPVPPADLGAEAELLADALTPWKAAHPEVEVLEDVERGSPGRVLTEASAKARLLVLGRRPVGPVLLLGPVVHAVLHHAACPVAVVPET from the coding sequence ATGGACCTGCCCGTCACCGTCGGTGTGGACGGCTCCGAAGCCGCTCTGGCGGCCGCCGACTGGGCCGCCCGCGAGGCCCTGCTGCGCGACCGCCCCCTGCGCGTCCTGCACGCCCTGCCGCTGATGCCCCATCTGCTCCCCGTCCGCGCCGCGGCCGACCGGGCGGGCGGCGACCTCCTGCACGAGGTGGAGCACGTCCTGGCGATGCGCCACCCCGGCCTCCGGATGCGCACCGAGGAGGTCCACGACGCCGCCACCGCGGCGCTGCTCGCCGCCGGCGAGGACGCCGACCCGCTGGTCCTCGGGGCACGCGGGAGCGACGGGTTCCCGCAGCTGCGCGTCGGCTCGACCGCCCTCCACCTCGCCGCCCGCACCGGCTGCCCGACCGTGCTGCTCCCGGTGGATCCCCTCGGCCCGCACCCGCGCGAGCACGTGGTCCTCGGCGTCGACGCCCGGCGTCCCGCAGAGGGGGCGCTCGCGTTCGCCTTCGCGGCGGCCCACCGCTACGGCCTGCCGCTGCGAGCCGTCCACGCCGGACCGGTACCCCCGGCGGACCTCGGCGCTGAAGCCGAACTGCTGGCGGACGCCCTGACGCCGTGGAAGGCAGCCCACCCCGAGGTCGAGGTCCTCGAGGACGTCGAGCGCGGCAGCCCGGGCCGGGTCCTGACGGAAGCGTCCGCCAAAGCCCGGTTGCTGGTACTGGGACGCCGGCCGGTCGGCCCGGTGCTCCTGCTCGGCCCGGTGGTCCATGCCGTCCTGCACCACGCCGCCTGCCCCGTGGCGGTCGTGCCGGAGACCTGA
- a CDS encoding ribosome hibernation promotion factor: MYPLQSRPATDVLVETRGEVTLAAPDYARAKLLAVLDRVDEPVLAARVKLTQEPNPAVARPALAQAVVDLNGRPVRAHVAAATMQEAIDLLQDRLNARIARVRRHRDHHRHHGTAPDAGGDRAERGHRPQRRDRHGEDRRIVRHKSYTLARQTVWEAVLELEAMDYDFHLFTDAASGRDSVVHRDTADGYRLATAAPRAEPVPGLPTSTIGAPELATADAVTRLDLSGLPFVFFTDAETGRGHVLYHRYDGDYGLITPVL, encoded by the coding sequence ATGTACCCTCTGCAGAGCCGTCCCGCCACCGACGTCCTGGTGGAGACCCGCGGTGAGGTCACCCTGGCAGCACCCGACTACGCCCGGGCGAAGCTGCTCGCCGTGCTGGACCGGGTGGACGAGCCGGTCCTCGCCGCCCGGGTGAAGCTCACCCAGGAGCCCAACCCCGCGGTCGCCAGGCCCGCCCTCGCCCAGGCCGTCGTCGACCTCAACGGCCGGCCGGTCCGCGCCCATGTGGCGGCCGCCACCATGCAGGAGGCGATCGACCTGCTCCAGGACCGGCTGAACGCCCGGATCGCCCGCGTCCGCCGCCACCGCGACCACCACCGCCACCACGGGACGGCCCCGGACGCCGGAGGCGACCGCGCCGAGCGCGGGCACCGCCCGCAGCGCCGCGACCGCCATGGCGAGGACCGGCGGATCGTGCGGCACAAGTCCTACACCCTGGCGCGGCAGACCGTCTGGGAGGCGGTGCTCGAACTGGAGGCCATGGACTACGACTTCCACCTGTTCACCGACGCCGCGAGCGGCCGCGACAGCGTGGTCCACCGGGACACCGCCGACGGGTACCGGCTGGCCACGGCCGCCCCGCGGGCGGAGCCGGTGCCGGGGCTCCCGACGAGCACCATCGGCGCACCGGAACTCGCCACCGCCGACGCCGTGACACGGCTCGATCTGAGCGGCCTGCCGTTCGTCTTCTTCACCGATGCCGAGACCGGCCGCGGCCACGTGCTCTACCACCGCTACGACGGCGACTACGGTCTGATCACCCCCGTGCTGTAG
- a CDS encoding universal stress protein: MTMSRVLTGIDGSPQSAAAARWAAGEAVRRGTGLLILHAWPWLGTEFAEGTPAGDLRPAALRALADTAEEIRRAHPGLSVETMVVGEDPADALLAAAEKQDLLVLGSRGLGGFAGLLVGSVGLAVAARVSVPLVLVRADGTDGTDRTDGTDGHQDGSPGGREVVVGVDGHHASGAVLDFAFAEAARRGARLRAVHGWDLMPVWTATGWVPAQVDITAQEAAEQAVLAEALADARAAHPDVEVIAETRLGGSARAVVAASAGADLVVVGRHDRHHPLGMRLGPVAHAVIHHSAAPVAVVPHP, encoded by the coding sequence ATGACCATGAGCCGTGTCCTGACCGGAATCGACGGATCACCGCAGAGTGCGGCCGCGGCCCGATGGGCGGCCGGGGAGGCCGTCCGCCGCGGCACCGGCCTGCTGATCCTGCACGCCTGGCCGTGGCTGGGCACCGAGTTCGCCGAGGGCACCCCGGCCGGTGACCTGCGGCCCGCCGCGCTGAGGGCGCTGGCGGACACCGCCGAGGAGATCCGCCGGGCCCACCCCGGACTGTCCGTCGAGACCATGGTGGTCGGCGAGGACCCGGCCGACGCGCTCCTCGCCGCGGCCGAGAAGCAGGACCTGCTCGTCCTCGGCTCGCGCGGGCTCGGAGGGTTCGCGGGGCTGCTGGTCGGCTCGGTCGGCCTGGCGGTGGCGGCGCGCGTGAGCGTCCCGCTGGTCCTGGTCCGCGCGGACGGGACGGACGGGACGGACCGGACGGACGGGACGGACGGGCACCAGGACGGGAGTCCCGGCGGTCGCGAGGTCGTCGTCGGGGTCGACGGCCACCACGCCTCGGGCGCCGTCCTGGACTTCGCCTTCGCCGAGGCCGCCCGGCGCGGAGCACGGCTGCGGGCGGTCCACGGCTGGGACCTGATGCCCGTGTGGACGGCGACCGGGTGGGTGCCTGCCCAGGTGGACATCACCGCCCAGGAGGCCGCCGAGCAGGCCGTCCTGGCCGAGGCACTCGCCGACGCCCGGGCCGCTCACCCGGACGTCGAGGTGATCGCCGAGACGCGGCTCGGCGGGTCGGCCCGCGCCGTGGTGGCCGCCTCCGCCGGCGCCGACCTCGTCGTCGTCGGCCGGCACGACCGCCACCACCCCCTGGGCATGCGGCTCGGCCCCGTCGCCCACGCCGTCATCCACCACTCCGCGGCGCCGGTCGCGGTGGTCCCGCACCCCTGA
- a CDS encoding response regulator transcription factor, whose amino-acid sequence MADGATGGAAAPIKVFLLDDHEVVRRGVHDLLDSEPDLTVVGEAATVEQALARVPALRPDVAVLDMRLPDGDGVTVCRELRSQMPDLACLILTSFDDEEALLDSIMAGAAGYVLKQISGTDLVSAVRTVAAGQSMLDPGATTRLMARLRGDNAPPPTGLPRLTDREQEILALIGQGLTNRQIGQRLYLAEKTVKNHISRLLAKLGVERRVQAAVMASQTLAAQDQTANRLIR is encoded by the coding sequence ATGGCGGACGGCGCGACGGGCGGGGCGGCCGCCCCGATCAAGGTGTTCCTCCTCGACGACCACGAGGTCGTCCGGCGGGGCGTGCACGATCTGCTGGACTCCGAACCCGACCTCACGGTCGTCGGCGAGGCCGCCACGGTGGAACAGGCGCTGGCCCGCGTCCCCGCGCTGCGGCCCGACGTCGCGGTGCTGGACATGCGGCTGCCCGACGGCGACGGGGTGACCGTCTGCCGCGAACTGCGCTCCCAGATGCCGGACCTGGCCTGCCTGATCCTCACCTCGTTCGACGACGAGGAGGCCCTGCTGGACTCGATCATGGCGGGCGCGGCCGGCTACGTCCTCAAGCAGATCAGCGGCACCGACCTGGTCTCAGCCGTCCGCACGGTCGCCGCCGGCCAGTCCATGCTCGACCCCGGCGCCACCACCCGCCTGATGGCCCGCCTGCGCGGCGACAACGCCCCGCCGCCCACCGGCCTGCCCCGGCTCACCGACCGCGAGCAGGAGATCCTCGCCCTGATCGGCCAGGGCCTGACCAACCGCCAGATCGGCCAGCGCCTCTACCTCGCCGAGAAGACCGTCAAGAACCACATCTCCCGGCTGCTCGCCAAGCTCGGCGTCGAGCGCCGGGTCCAGGCCGCCGTGATGGCCTCCCAGACCCTGGCCGCCCAGGACCAGACCGCCAACCGGCTCATCCGCTGA
- a CDS encoding helix-turn-helix domain-containing protein encodes MRENQETPGGGAELPAELSRRIVTRCEQRGLTVEEAAAQAGMSPRYLEHLLAVGRGFDPAALVRVAAVLGMTYQELVEGREDAPPGRAAAGAHPYLLRLTEQECWDRLGTHGVGRVAISADPTPLVLPVNYTVDGTAVAYRTSEDGPAAVATGTEVAFEVDHLDEHRGEGWSVLISGRAEQVEDPADRQRLDEAAVGAPWAGGRRETWIRITPATATGRRIRAQ; translated from the coding sequence ATGCGCGAGAACCAGGAAACACCCGGCGGCGGGGCGGAGCTCCCGGCCGAGCTGTCCCGGCGGATCGTCACCCGCTGTGAGCAGCGCGGGCTGACGGTCGAGGAGGCCGCCGCGCAGGCGGGGATGTCACCCCGCTACCTCGAACACCTGCTGGCGGTGGGCCGTGGGTTCGATCCCGCCGCGCTCGTCCGGGTGGCGGCGGTGCTGGGCATGACCTACCAGGAGCTGGTCGAGGGACGCGAGGACGCGCCGCCGGGCCGGGCGGCGGCGGGCGCGCACCCGTACCTGCTCCGGCTCACCGAGCAGGAGTGCTGGGACCGGCTCGGCACCCACGGGGTCGGGCGGGTCGCGATCTCCGCGGACCCGACCCCGCTCGTCCTGCCGGTCAACTACACGGTGGACGGCACGGCCGTCGCCTACCGCACCTCCGAGGACGGCCCGGCGGCCGTCGCGACGGGGACCGAGGTGGCGTTCGAGGTGGACCACCTGGACGAGCACCGCGGTGAGGGCTGGAGCGTCCTGATCAGCGGCAGGGCCGAGCAGGTGGAGGATCCGGCCGACCGGCAGCGGCTGGACGAGGCCGCGGTGGGCGCGCCGTGGGCGGGCGGCCGCCGGGAGACGTGGATCCGGATCACCCCGGCCACGGCGACCGGCCGCCGCATCCGGGCGCAGTAG
- a CDS encoding GAF domain-containing sensor histidine kinase produces MPQLRLDDLLDELQARLDAARGTRDRIHSLLEAVLAVGRDLELNQALRHVVEAAVTLVDAEYGALGVIGDDRYLSQFVPVGVGDEEIKRIGPLPSGHGLLGELIHHPAPLRLTEIAEHPSSYGFPAHHPPMHTFLGVPIRVRDKVFGNLYLTEKRGGAEFDAEDEAVLSTLAVAAGVAIENARLYTQARLHERWLTAGAEITSSLLSGSAEQEVLDLLVDRAAEIARADLAVVALRLPDTQELEVRIAVGLKAEEHRGLVLPLEGSFVGAAVCAGGLVVSTDVHEDPRITVGPPRWEGLGPAVAVPIGTSEGGIRGVLMLARAAGAPLFEEDESGPLQGFAGQAAVAMELAERRRDSEQVALLEERDRIARDLHDLAIQRLFATGMTLQGATRFIDHPGANERVLRAIDDLDETAKTIRSTIFGLRTRDTGPAARGLRAKVVEAVARAAEVLGFTPALRMTGLLDTTVPPAVADEAIAVLQETLSNVARHASAGSAEVWLAAADGELVVTVTDDGVGLPEGGRRSGLANLAERATALGGGFDARALPAGGTGIVWRVPLPAA; encoded by the coding sequence ATGCCCCAGCTGCGTCTGGACGACCTGCTCGACGAGCTCCAGGCCAGGCTGGACGCCGCCCGCGGCACCCGGGACCGGATCCACAGCCTCCTGGAGGCCGTGCTGGCCGTCGGCCGGGACCTGGAGCTGAACCAGGCCCTGCGGCACGTCGTCGAGGCCGCGGTGACGCTGGTGGACGCCGAGTACGGAGCGCTCGGGGTGATCGGCGACGACCGCTACCTGTCGCAGTTCGTCCCGGTCGGTGTCGGCGACGAGGAGATCAAGCGGATCGGCCCGCTGCCCTCCGGTCACGGCCTGCTCGGCGAGCTGATCCACCACCCGGCCCCGCTGCGGCTCACCGAGATCGCCGAGCACCCGTCCTCGTACGGGTTCCCGGCCCACCACCCGCCGATGCACACCTTCCTGGGGGTGCCGATCCGGGTGCGGGACAAGGTGTTCGGCAACCTGTACCTCACCGAGAAGCGCGGCGGCGCGGAGTTCGACGCCGAGGACGAGGCGGTGCTGTCCACCCTCGCGGTGGCGGCCGGGGTGGCGATCGAGAACGCCCGGCTCTACACCCAGGCCCGGCTGCACGAGCGGTGGCTCACGGCAGGTGCCGAGATCACCAGCAGCCTGCTGTCCGGCAGCGCGGAGCAGGAGGTGCTGGACCTGCTGGTCGACCGGGCGGCGGAGATCGCCCGCGCCGACCTCGCCGTGGTGGCCCTGCGCCTGCCCGACACCCAGGAGCTGGAGGTGCGGATCGCCGTGGGCCTGAAGGCCGAGGAGCACCGCGGGCTGGTGCTCCCGCTGGAGGGGTCGTTCGTGGGCGCGGCCGTCTGCGCGGGCGGCCTGGTGGTGAGCACGGACGTGCACGAGGACCCGCGGATCACCGTCGGGCCGCCGCGCTGGGAGGGGCTCGGGCCCGCCGTGGCCGTACCGATCGGCACCTCCGAGGGCGGGATCCGCGGGGTGCTGATGCTCGCCCGGGCGGCGGGCGCGCCGCTGTTCGAGGAGGACGAGTCGGGGCCGCTGCAGGGCTTCGCCGGGCAGGCGGCCGTGGCGATGGAGCTGGCCGAACGCCGCCGGGACTCCGAGCAGGTCGCCCTGCTGGAGGAGCGGGACCGGATCGCCCGCGACCTGCACGACCTGGCCATCCAGCGGTTGTTCGCCACCGGGATGACCCTCCAGGGGGCCACCCGGTTCATCGACCACCCGGGTGCCAACGAGCGCGTCCTGCGGGCGATCGACGACCTCGACGAGACCGCCAAGACCATCCGGTCCACCATCTTCGGCCTGCGGACCCGGGACACCGGACCGGCCGCCAGGGGCCTGCGCGCCAAGGTCGTGGAGGCGGTCGCCCGGGCCGCGGAGGTCCTCGGGTTCACCCCCGCCCTGCGGATGACCGGCCTGCTGGACACCACGGTGCCGCCGGCCGTCGCCGACGAGGCGATCGCCGTCCTCCAGGAGACCCTGTCCAACGTCGCCCGGCACGCCTCCGCCGGCTCCGCCGAGGTCTGGCTGGCCGCCGCGGACGGGGAGCTGGTCGTCACGGTGACCGACGACGGCGTCGGCCTCCCCGAGGGCGGACGGCGCAGCGGCCTGGCCAACCTCGCCGAACGGGCCACCGCCCTCGGCGGCGGCTTCGACGCCCGCGCGCTCCCCGCCGGCGGTACCGGGATCGTCTGGCGGGTGCCGCTGCCGGCCGCCTGA
- a CDS encoding alpha-ketoglutarate-dependent dioxygenase AlkB, with amino-acid sequence MSQTAGRLPLDIATPPPPPPAVPGLRYLADWLDPAACDALLAEIDAAAWSAELKRRVQHYGHRYDYGRRSLASDRRDAAPPLPGWARETAARLVSDGLMEREAEQVIVNEYLPGQGISAHVDCLPCFGPVVAALSLGSGCLMDFTHPGDGGKVPVPLAPGGLLVMAGEARSVWRHAIAARRSDPGPSGRVPRGRRVSVTFRTLLPAER; translated from the coding sequence ATGTCCCAGACGGCCGGCCGGCTCCCCCTCGACATCGCCACCCCACCGCCGCCGCCCCCGGCGGTGCCCGGGCTGCGGTACCTCGCCGACTGGCTGGATCCGGCCGCCTGCGACGCGCTGCTCGCGGAGATCGACGCCGCGGCGTGGTCGGCCGAGCTGAAGCGGCGGGTGCAGCACTACGGCCACCGGTACGACTACGGGCGCCGCAGCCTGGCGTCCGACCGGCGGGACGCCGCGCCGCCGCTCCCGGGGTGGGCCCGGGAGACGGCCGCGCGGCTGGTGTCCGACGGCCTGATGGAGCGGGAGGCGGAGCAGGTGATCGTCAACGAGTACCTGCCCGGTCAGGGGATCAGCGCCCATGTGGACTGCCTGCCCTGCTTCGGTCCGGTGGTCGCCGCCCTCTCGCTGGGCTCCGGCTGCCTGATGGACTTCACCCACCCCGGGGACGGCGGCAAGGTGCCCGTGCCGCTCGCGCCGGGCGGCCTGCTGGTGATGGCCGGTGAGGCCCGTTCCGTCTGGCGCCACGCCATCGCGGCGCGCAGGAGCGATCCCGGACCGTCCGGCCGTGTCCCGCGCGGGCGGCGGGTGTCGGTGACGTTCCGCACCCTGCTGCCCGCCGAACGGTGA
- a CDS encoding Acg family FMN-binding oxidoreductase, with the protein MRTLALDAAALEKLVSAAVAAPSIHNTQPWHFRLRAETSALEVRAVLERALHVTDPEGRAMHLSVGAAVLNIRTAARRMGWAPEVRLLPDPAEPDLLAAVELDQLSHAELPTTGRLFEAIWHRHTVRTPFTGPPVPPTVLAELAEAARAEDAVLTHPGPEETARLLELTAEAERRNTVDPDHRGESRHWLQEPEGPPLGIPPSALGPQDLAGHLPVRDFSALRPADHRPPVPFEAEPCIAVLSTDHDLPADWLHAGLALQHVLLTATVHQVRASLLHQAMEWHDLREAARDPRHGPGHVQMLIRLGYGPEGAPTPRLTGAEVID; encoded by the coding sequence ATGCGCACGCTCGCCCTTGACGCCGCCGCCCTGGAGAAGCTGGTCTCGGCCGCGGTCGCCGCACCGTCCATCCACAACACCCAGCCCTGGCACTTCCGGTTGCGTGCGGAGACCTCCGCCCTGGAGGTCCGCGCCGTCCTGGAGCGCGCGCTGCACGTCACCGACCCCGAGGGCCGGGCGATGCACCTGTCCGTCGGCGCCGCCGTGCTCAACATCCGCACGGCCGCCCGCCGGATGGGCTGGGCCCCCGAGGTCAGGCTGCTGCCCGACCCCGCCGAACCCGACCTGCTGGCCGCCGTCGAGCTGGACCAGCTCTCCCACGCCGAGCTCCCCACCACCGGGCGGCTGTTCGAGGCGATCTGGCACCGGCACACGGTCCGTACGCCGTTCACCGGACCGCCCGTCCCGCCCACCGTCCTCGCCGAACTGGCGGAGGCCGCGCGGGCCGAGGACGCCGTCCTGACCCACCCCGGGCCCGAGGAGACCGCCCGGCTGCTCGAACTCACCGCCGAGGCGGAACGCCGCAACACCGTCGACCCCGACCACCGCGGCGAGAGCCGGCACTGGCTCCAGGAGCCCGAGGGGCCGCCGCTCGGCATCCCGCCGTCCGCCCTCGGACCGCAGGACCTCGCCGGGCACCTCCCCGTCCGGGACTTCTCCGCGCTGCGCCCGGCCGACCACCGACCGCCCGTCCCCTTCGAGGCCGAGCCGTGCATCGCCGTCCTCAGCACCGACCACGACCTCCCCGCCGACTGGCTGCACGCCGGACTGGCCCTGCAGCACGTGCTGCTGACGGCGACCGTGCACCAGGTCCGGGCCTCGCTGCTGCACCAGGCCATGGAATGGCACGACCTGCGCGAGGCCGCCCGCGACCCCCGGCACGGCCCGGGACACGTCCAGATGCTGATCCGCCTCGGCTACGGCCCGGAGGGCGCGCCGACTCCCCGGCTCACGGGCGCGGAGGTCATCGACTGA
- a CDS encoding SHOCT domain-containing protein — MRTEALAGTAPEFAMMYWNDHGMSGWGLGLMTVSMVLLWGLIILGIVVLVRHLGRAAPGDPGSRPAPPGPPSPPSSAPPSGPDPEQLLAERLARGEIEVDEYRARMDALRATRGPTAYPPGTSGDPHAHARP; from the coding sequence GTGAGGACAGAAGCCCTCGCCGGTACGGCCCCGGAGTTCGCGATGATGTACTGGAACGATCACGGAATGAGCGGCTGGGGCTTGGGCCTGATGACCGTGAGCATGGTCCTGCTGTGGGGCCTGATCATCCTCGGCATCGTCGTCCTGGTCCGCCACCTCGGCCGCGCCGCCCCCGGCGACCCGGGCTCCCGGCCGGCCCCACCCGGGCCGCCGTCCCCTCCGTCGTCCGCCCCGCCGTCCGGGCCGGACCCCGAGCAGCTCCTCGCCGAACGCCTGGCCCGGGGCGAGATCGAGGTCGACGAGTACCGCGCCCGGATGGACGCCCTCCGCGCCACCCGCGGCCCGACCGCGTACCCCCCTGGCACCTCCGGAGACCCTCATGCGCACGCTCGCCCTTGA
- a CDS encoding CBS domain-containing protein translates to MRVAEFMTSPPVTADPVTTAREAARLMAEQAVGCVLVVDRGRLRGVLTDRDLAVRVLARGADPETPVGGLMSAPVVTLDADEDVSAAYRTFCRTGVRRLPVLRDGRVVGVLAVDDLFLDVLQHLADLLGPISWSALREGGPGPGPPATG, encoded by the coding sequence ATGCGCGTCGCCGAGTTCATGACCTCCCCGCCGGTCACCGCCGACCCGGTGACCACCGCCCGGGAGGCCGCCCGGCTGATGGCCGAGCAGGCGGTGGGCTGCGTCCTGGTGGTCGACCGGGGCCGCCTGCGGGGCGTGCTCACCGACCGCGACCTGGCCGTGCGGGTCCTGGCCCGGGGCGCCGATCCGGAGACACCGGTGGGCGGTCTGATGTCCGCGCCCGTGGTGACGCTGGACGCCGACGAGGACGTGTCCGCCGCCTACCGGACCTTCTGCCGCACCGGGGTGCGGCGGCTACCGGTCCTGCGGGACGGCCGGGTCGTGGGCGTGCTGGCCGTCGACGACCTCTTCCTCGACGTCCTGCAGCACCTCGCGGACCTGCTCGGGCCGATCTCCTGGAGCGCCCTGCGCGAGGGAGGCCCCGGGCCCGGACCGCCGGCCACGGGCTGA
- a CDS encoding CBS domain-containing protein — MQHRTVHDVMTQEVVTAHPDTPFKEIAALFHRNDITALPVVDDQRRPVGMVSEADLIRKEAVLPDPEGRSPGRWLDARDRARAEAETAGGLMTTPVVTARAGWSVPEAARQMDRHNVKRLPVVDEVGRLVGIVSRRDLLQVFLRHDAAIREEILHDVLGQTLWLAPGDVRVTVDDGVVTLAGRLPRRSLIPVAERLCRAVDGVVAVHQTLDWTEDDTQPTVEHPRAYHADR; from the coding sequence ATGCAGCACCGCACCGTCCACGACGTGATGACCCAGGAGGTCGTCACCGCTCACCCCGACACGCCGTTCAAGGAGATCGCGGCGCTGTTCCACCGCAACGACATCACGGCGCTCCCGGTCGTCGACGACCAGCGGCGGCCGGTCGGGATGGTCTCCGAGGCCGACCTGATCCGCAAGGAGGCCGTCCTGCCCGACCCCGAGGGGCGCTCCCCGGGCCGGTGGCTGGACGCCCGCGACCGGGCCCGCGCCGAGGCCGAGACGGCCGGCGGCCTGATGACGACCCCGGTCGTCACCGCCCGGGCCGGCTGGTCGGTCCCGGAGGCCGCCCGGCAGATGGACCGGCACAACGTGAAGCGCCTGCCCGTGGTGGACGAGGTCGGGCGCCTGGTCGGCATCGTCAGCCGCCGCGACCTGCTCCAGGTGTTCCTGCGGCACGACGCCGCCATCCGCGAGGAGATCCTCCACGACGTGCTGGGCCAGACCCTCTGGCTGGCCCCCGGGGACGTCCGGGTCACCGTCGACGACGGCGTCGTCACCCTCGCCGGCCGGCTGCCGCGCCGCAGCCTGATCCCCGTCGCCGAGCGGCTCTGCCGGGCGGTGGACGGCGTGGTGGCGGTCCACCAGACCCTCGACTGGACCGAGGACGACACCCAACCGACCGTCGAACACCCCCGCGCCTACCACGCCGACCGGTGA